Proteins encoded by one window of Porphyromonas vaginalis:
- a CDS encoding ComEC/Rec2 family competence protein, with protein MRPALVTLLSLVLGIYLGSLGLLAAQWYFLGIAVATLLLVLSRLWRKALLAGSAWYLLLLCLGACLATIPKERVAQLPQPSEKTTYLVTISRPPTAREQGSRAEAIIEQATDPRGAVLAHWSGQRIMLYLYNGSLQLTPRTSYLVRGRLTPLDQVSSPSYQHYLLSRKVSGMLSASTAEACDAPSTTHWSLWDQLRYRAYTLQQRIGGTLDEIDRLTPLQRETLRAICLGDRSEGTVVEAQFRSVGVAHLLSVSGFHVGVVLLLIYWLIRYPLRLIRNVHTAYLLRWSLTLIAVWIYAFICGLSIPTLRASLMFSIFAVARLLGRSTDRLNVWAQAAVLLLLISPYALFDVGMQLSFGAVLAIFVTWGALNQRITPSSSRIVSYLYYLIVTTIAVQLFVWPILARSFGTTAVWMLLANLLLSPLATLLIIMGLVTMGLLALGLTTKLLPLLLVVVSDLTSGAMTLLEQHFTTQLTIAMPLWLCIAYYLLLYAWVQYLLARPRPVRV; from the coding sequence ATGCGCCCAGCATTGGTGACACTCCTGTCGCTAGTGCTGGGCATTTATCTAGGTAGTCTCGGGCTACTAGCAGCGCAGTGGTACTTCCTCGGCATCGCTGTGGCGACACTCCTCCTCGTCCTCTCTAGACTTTGGCGCAAAGCGCTCCTCGCCGGCTCCGCTTGGTACCTACTTCTCCTCTGCTTGGGAGCTTGTCTGGCAACAATCCCCAAGGAACGGGTAGCGCAACTACCACAACCCAGCGAGAAAACGACCTACCTCGTCACCATCTCCCGTCCGCCCACAGCGCGTGAGCAGGGTTCCCGTGCCGAGGCTATCATCGAGCAGGCGACAGATCCGCGCGGTGCCGTCCTAGCTCACTGGAGTGGGCAGCGTATCATGCTATACCTATATAATGGATCGCTGCAACTCACGCCTCGCACCAGCTACCTCGTCCGTGGACGGCTCACACCTCTAGACCAAGTCTCCTCGCCAAGCTATCAGCACTACCTCCTCTCACGAAAGGTCTCGGGCATGCTATCCGCCTCCACCGCAGAAGCTTGCGATGCGCCAAGCACTACCCATTGGTCGCTCTGGGACCAATTACGCTACCGCGCCTACACCCTCCAGCAGCGCATCGGTGGCACGCTAGACGAGATTGACCGACTCACCCCGCTACAGCGAGAGACGCTCCGTGCTATCTGCCTAGGCGATCGCTCCGAAGGGACCGTCGTGGAGGCACAGTTTCGTTCCGTAGGCGTTGCGCACCTGCTGTCGGTCAGTGGCTTTCACGTTGGGGTCGTCCTGCTACTCATCTACTGGCTCATACGCTATCCGCTACGGCTCATACGCAACGTCCACACCGCTTACCTTCTGCGCTGGAGCCTCACTCTCATAGCGGTATGGATCTACGCTTTCATCTGCGGACTCTCCATCCCGACACTCCGCGCCTCGCTTATGTTCTCCATCTTTGCTGTGGCACGTCTCTTGGGGCGCTCCACCGATCGGCTGAACGTCTGGGCGCAGGCGGCCGTCCTCCTGCTACTCATCTCACCCTACGCACTCTTTGACGTAGGCATGCAGCTCAGCTTCGGAGCGGTGCTAGCCATCTTCGTCACCTGGGGCGCACTCAACCAACGCATCACGCCGAGTAGCTCCCGTATCGTCAGCTACCTCTACTACCTCATCGTCACGACCATAGCCGTACAACTCTTCGTCTGGCCTATCCTCGCACGCAGCTTCGGCACCACAGCCGTCTGGATGCTCCTCGCCAACCTCCTCCTGTCACCTCTCGCCACGCTGCTCATCATCATGGGGCTTGTCACCATGGGACTACTCGCCCTCGGGCTCACCACGAAGCTTCTACCGTTGCTCCTCGTCGTCGTGAGCGATCTCACCAGCGGTGCGATGACACTCCTCGAGCAGCACTTCACCACTCAGCTCACCATCGCCATGCCACTCTGGCTCTGCATCGCTTACTACCTCCTCCTCTACGCCTGGGTGCAGTACCTCCTAGCCCGTCCCCGCCCCGTCCGCGTCTAG
- a CDS encoding transposase, producing the protein MKEEKSNRGRKGYPLDFKWRVIDDLLATGESIATTSQRYGITTRTIRNWLRTFGVELPNQSSSSTMSKTNKNKDVDPEYAELKRENARLKAALFQAESKALVNKTLLEVVLNRYHIDLKKKTDLQP; encoded by the coding sequence ATGAAAGAAGAAAAAAGTAACCGAGGACGAAAGGGATATCCCCTAGATTTCAAGTGGAGAGTCATTGATGACCTCCTAGCCACTGGCGAGAGCATCGCCACGACCAGCCAGCGCTACGGCATTACCACACGCACCATTCGAAATTGGTTGCGTACCTTTGGAGTAGAGTTACCCAACCAAAGCAGCAGTAGCACTATGAGCAAGACAAACAAGAACAAAGACGTAGATCCAGAGTACGCAGAACTCAAGCGCGAAAACGCTCGCCTCAAAGCAGCCCTCTTCCAGGCTGAGAGCAAGGCATTAGTCAACAAGACACTACTCGAAGTGGTCTTGAATCGCTACCACATTGATCTAAAAAAAAAGACCGATTTGCAGCCGTGA